Part of the Candidatus Vogelbacteria bacterium genome, GTTGACTCATAGTGAACAAGTACTCGATCGGCTACCCTAGTCCAGTAGACCAACGTATCTTCCGGATTTTCAATCATCAAATGAACCTCTAGTTTAGTATTGCCCTCCAGAATATCCAGATCATCCGGCGAGTGCCACGATTCGGATGTCGCAAACTTTCCATCCATCACATCCAAATGAACCCACTCCACAAACTCATCGACAACGCCGATTTTGTACATTATTTCATTAAAATCACCACTAATGATCGCTGGTTTTATCTTGGAGTTCATAAAAAACTTAAAATGAATTTTCTTCTACTACCAAATTATCAATCTTTTGAATGCGACGAAGGTGCCGCGGATCGCCAGAGAAAGGAATTTGAAGCCAGTCTTTGACTGCTTGTTTAGCTTCGTCTAAAGACAAGAAGCGGGCACCGAGCGATAAAATATTAGAGTTATTATGATCACGTGAGGCAGTAATGATATTTTTGTCACCACCATAATAGACAGTCGCTCGAACATTTTTGTAACGATTAGCTGTCATCGCTTCACCTTGTCCAGAACCACCCAAAATAATCCCTTTGATATTATCCGGGTCACTACTCACCTGCTTAGCTACCATACTAATAAAATCTGGATAGTCGTCATTCTCATCAAGACTGAAGGCTCCCTCATCGTGAGCTTCATAACCAAACTCCAACAAAAATTCTTTTAGTTTTTGTTTGTATTCAAACCCAGCGTGATCGGAAGCAAGTAAGATTTTCATAATTTTTATGCTTCAGAGTTATTTATTTAAGATGAGCAGAAGCAATAATTTTCTGAGCGGTTTGATAATCTTTATCGTCTTTAAGATTAGCAATTGTGACTGGTTGTGGGGCCTGTTCACCGTCTTCTTTTAATTTTATAAAACCACTGTAATTAGTTACCACATCTTCTTTATTGTAAAAATCTTTAAATCCAATACTGAGAGAGTATCTGACTCCGATTTTTTCATAACCAGGAAAATCATATCTGACAGGCCCATCAAGACCAACACCTTTAGAATCTCTATTACCATTAGTGTAGGTCATAGAACCATCTCTTAAGGTCCAATCCTCAGGATAACTAACTTCAAACTTATATTTTTCATTGGTGTATGTCTTCCAATCAGTGATAGTTACATCGGATTTAGAAAAATTTGTTTGGTAATAATAAAATCCCCCTCCAACCAATACCGCTATTAAAAATAGTACTCCAAAAAATTTAAATTTATTCATAATTTTATAGTATCACTTCTGCCTAAACGCCACCAGTCTTGATTACATGATCAACAAGGGTATGAGTATACCCCATTTCATTGTCGTACCAGGCGAGCACTTTGACCAAGTTGCCACCAACCACCTTGGTAAAGGCCAGGTCCGCAAGGGAAGCATGTGACTCGCCAATAATATCTGACGACACCAGTGGTTCCTCGGTTACCGCAAACACTTTTGACCACCGTGGATTAGCAGCTCCTTCTTTCAAAATTTCGTTAACCTCTTCAACGGTCGTATTTCTTTTAGCAATAAAGGTGACATCAACCAAAGAACCAGTAATAACCGGCACACGCAGAGCGATGCCGTCGAACTTACCAGCGAGTTCTGGAATTACTTTCGTCACAGCAATAGCCGCGCCAGTCGTCGAGGGTACAATATTTTGAGCGGCCGCTCGTCCTCTTCGGAAATCACCAGCATCGGGTGAATCCACTAATTTTTGACTAGCAGTATAAGCATGGATCGTATTAAGAACTGCTTTGTCGATACCAAT contains:
- a CDS encoding RpiB/LacA/LacB family sugar-phosphate isomerase, whose translation is MKILLASDHAGFEYKQKLKEFLLEFGYEAHDEGAFSLDENDDYPDFISMVAKQVSSDPDNIKGIILGGSGQGEAMTANRYKNVRATVYYGGDKNIITASRDHNNSNILSLGARFLSLDEAKQAVKDWLQIPFSGDPRHLRRIQKIDNLVVEENSF